From the genome of Triticum aestivum cultivar Chinese Spring chromosome 3B, IWGSC CS RefSeq v2.1, whole genome shotgun sequence, one region includes:
- the LOC123069603 gene encoding DEAD-box ATP-dependent RNA helicase 52A, whose product MSRHGVLPDQEDRIDLSPATLLPKVRAYEMAGGEHAKGLAELKIVEGAIGNLSREALPGPVYGFQEVGLAEALLHNLARCQFETPTPLQCYSIPMVLAGRDLLVCTHKGSGKTTALLIPVLSGLVTAPVAAARTKPRALLLVPTARLAKQIGADIRKFSYRTGIRVHSKMKGKMQKCQLEASIDIVVSTPLRLINMVRTSQVSLEAVKYLVICELGLMLDMGFEKMLRKIVDDMHIPPKSARHTLLSSGTFQPAVQKLAWDFLSDYLFITDGRLEFSIGLTKQKIELASEAEKRGLLLNLLQKQSVSSAGMSQLITVVFVETKGKADSLKNWLCNEGFPATVIFADSSQQSVEEYVERIRTFGRVGSATSFFTESNRSIAKGLLELMIEANVEVPDWLLDYANPDYTCRSVELDSKDEENDKYRYDLARSLASRKIDNIYDLAGVWAELNCRRNKQSFDDSRITTMSKDCCIAFTQQEEYKFLKFYFVKVTQHCYSPESYGKTYWHYNFIAKIKSKSGIWTEGIYFAERKLECGVETFCCCFLEPSDNGECYGCQHGKVKVRHPTRGDYERGTPDHVWLSDGDCEISDDDMVDF is encoded by the exons ATGTCGCGGCACGGCGTCTTGCCCGACCAAGAGGACAGGATCGATCTCTCGCCCGCCACACTTCTCCCCAAGGTGAGAGCTTACGAGATGGCAGGAGGTGAGCACGCCAAAGGATTAGCTGAGCTCAAGATTGTGGAAGGGGCAATCGGGAATCTGAGCAGGGAGGCATTGCCAGGGCCGGTGTATGGGTTCCAGGAG GTAGGTCTGGCGGAAGCACTTCTGCACAACTTGGCGAGGTGTCAGTTCGAGACCCCGACTCCGTTGCAGTGCTACTCGATCCCGATGGTGCTGGCCGGCCGGGACCTGTTGGTTTGCACGCACAAGGGGTCCGGGAAGACGACCGCCTTACTCATCCCGGTGTTGAGTGGGCTGGTGACGGCGCCGGTAGCAGCAGCAAGAACAAAACCACGCGCGCTCTTGCTCGTGCCTACCGCCAGGCTTGCAAAACAG ATTGGTGCTGATATCAGGAAATTCTCTTACCGAACTGGAATAAGAGTTCATTCAAAGATGAAAGGGAAGATGCAG AAATGTCAGCTTGAAGCGAGCATTGATATAGTTGTTTCTACACCCCTACGTCTTATCAACATGGTTAGAACCTCTCAAGTCTCCCTTGAGGCAGTAAAGTATCTGGTCATATGCGAGCTTGGTTTGATGCTGGATATGGGGTTTGAAAAAATGTTAAGGAAGATAGTTGATGACATGCATATTCCACCGAAATCTGCCAGACATACTTTACTTTCCAGTGGTACTTTCCAACCAGCAGTACAG AAACTGGCTTGGGATTTCTTGTCAGATTACTTATTTATCACCGATGGGAGGTTGGAGTTCAGTATTGGCCTAACTAAGCAGAAAATTGAGCTTGCCTCTGAAGCAGAGAAAAGAGGCCTCCTGCTAAATCTGTTACAGAAGCAATCCGTCTCTTCTGCCGGCATG AGCCAACTCATAACAGTAGTTTTTGTCGAGACAAAAGGAAAGGCTGATTCATTGAAGAATTGGCTATGCAATGAAGGTTTTCCTGCAACAGTGATCTTTGCTGACAGTTCACAGCAG TCTGTTGAGGAATATGTTGAGAGGATTAGAACATTTGGGAGAGTTGGTTCTGCCACTTCCTTCTTCACTGAGTCCAACCGGTCCATAGCAAAAGGCTTGCTGGAATTGATGATTGAGGCAAATGTAGAAGTGCCAGATTGGCTGTTGGACTATGCTAATCCTGATTATACTTGTAG ATCTGTGGAATTGGACTCAAAAGATGAGGAGAATGATAAGTACAGATATGATTTAGCTCG GTCTCTCGCCTCACGCAAGATTGATAACATATACGATCTGGCAGGTGTTTGGGCTGAATTAAATTGCAGGAGAAATAAGCAAAGCTTTGATGATAGTAGGATCACGACAATGTCTAAAGATTGTTGTATTGCATTTACACAACAAGAAGAATACAAG TTCCTCAAGTTCTATTTCGTCAAGGTTACTCAGCATTGTTATAGCCCTGAAAGTTATGGAAAAACCTATTGGCATTACAATTTCATTGCCAAGATTAAGAGTAAATCAGGAATCTGGACTGAAGGTATCTACTTTGCTGAAAGAAAATTAGAATGTGGTGTGGAGACATTTTGTTGCTGTTTCCTGGAGCCGTCAGACAATGGTGAGTGCTATGGATGTCAACATGGGAAGGTGAAGGTTCGGCATCCAACTAGAGGTGACTATGAGAGAGGAACACCTGATCATGTTTGGCTTTCCGATGGTGACTGTGAAATTAGTGATGATGATATGGTGGACTTCTAA